Proteins encoded by one window of Archaeoglobus veneficus SNP6:
- a CDS encoding ribbon-helix-helix protein, CopG family: MAEKLKRISVAVDSDTDRILRILAKKENKTISEIIRNAISVYSEFDKDKEKGVSPGKTKIYAELLAGREHVIVDIELWVAMLDELNETASEKFWEIVEKIGYEHGIQYRMKGLYSLQDVLTHMENENWFRVKADEGIYTLILSARSEQRILRTFFKGLLRALNIDAEMVEGLRKLIIVVNSDGHVKEEELVTSSSTS, from the coding sequence ATGGCAGAAAAGCTCAAGAGAATCTCAGTAGCTGTTGACAGCGATACAGACAGGATACTTAGAATACTCGCAAAAAAGGAAAATAAAACAATCTCCGAAATAATAAGAAATGCCATCTCCGTTTACTCCGAATTCGACAAGGATAAAGAGAAAGGTGTTTCTCCCGGGAAAACCAAAATTTATGCTGAGTTGCTCGCTGGAAGGGAGCACGTAATCGTGGACATAGAGCTCTGGGTAGCGATGCTCGATGAGCTGAACGAAACTGCATCAGAAAAATTCTGGGAAATCGTAGAGAAGATAGGGTACGAGCACGGCATTCAGTACAGGATGAAGGGACTCTACAGCCTCCAAGATGTCCTCACACACATGGAGAATGAGAACTGGTTCAGGGTTAAGGCAGATGAAGGAATATACACCCTGATTCTTTCGGCAAGAAGCGAGCAGAGAATTCTCAGGACGTTTTTCAAAGGTCTTCTCAGGGCACTGAACATTGATGCCGAGATGGTGGAGGGTCTGAGGAAACTCATTATTGTAGTGAATTCAGACGGGCACGTTAAGGAGGAGGAATTGGTTACATCGTCCAGTACATCCTGA
- a CDS encoding hydrogenase maturation protease, which yields MKKIVVVGIGNILLGDEGFGVKVVEELRKLELPENVEIYDGATLGLQILNFLDNADFAIIVDAVKAGGKPGELFVFEIGDAKNRGPMLSMHDLDLVKAIEIGKLAYNLPERILVVGVEPEKIEESFELSEKVKNAIPKAVSKVLELINSA from the coding sequence ATGAAGAAAATCGTAGTGGTCGGCATCGGAAACATACTGCTCGGCGATGAGGGCTTTGGCGTAAAAGTCGTCGAAGAGTTGAGGAAGCTCGAACTGCCCGAGAACGTCGAAATTTACGATGGTGCAACGCTTGGCCTTCAAATTCTTAATTTTTTAGACAATGCAGATTTTGCAATAATTGTTGACGCTGTTAAAGCAGGCGGTAAGCCGGGCGAACTTTTTGTTTTTGAAATAGGCGATGCAAAGAACAGGGGCCCAATGCTCTCCATGCACGATCTCGACCTGGTTAAGGCAATAGAGATTGGAAAGCTTGCGTACAATCTACCTGAAAGAATTCTCGTCGTGGGTGTTGAGCCGGAGAAGATTGAAGAAAGCTTTGAGCTATCTGAAAAAGTAAAAAATGCCATTCCCAAGGCAGTCAGCAAGGTCCTCGAACTCATCAACTCAGCATGA
- a CDS encoding nickel-dependent hydrogenase large subunit, translating into MAKVVMDPVTRIEGHLGISMETQDITTSTGTWTVVKEAYSHTNLFRGFEIILRGRDPRDAFFITQRICGVCPAPHGETAIQALDHAYGVTPPPAAILIRNILHGAYYVYDHMIHTYLLIGPELGVICKYPPMVPPALGKPGIAKLGLGSSYVKCIEMQRKANEIVALWGGKFPHHTSEYPGGVTVKPTLDRIATTLTNMTELWDFAVNTMVPDLMALVERNEHVGEAVSALLDIDFRGLQDLGPTYGNFLSYGLFPDVNDYDKWVEAQDGKPTYRDNALIKAGAWDGDFKKFDLSKIAEYVKYSRYDDSISGRHPREGDVIVRKDKPGAYAWMKAPRYEGKVYEVGPLARMINTFGLHWKIDVTNPVTGETFTFKWDVLNPKGSVIDRVAARVAQTVWFATKVMEWAIELKQYMSGDIVDRRIPDYKYVPDNAEGFGLWEAPRGALLHYTNIKNKKIHNYQCIVPSTWNLGPRDDMGQPGPVEKALEGTWLPKNLSVPEICNVLYPEEDIDLSPLGINKKVTWGDALATALTPLGLAELNMEPANGVTYNTSLAITIVRSFDPCIACGVHIIEKR; encoded by the coding sequence ATGGCAAAGGTGGTAATGGATCCCGTAACAAGAATTGAGGGCCATCTCGGCATTTCAATGGAAACTCAGGATATTACCACTTCGACAGGAACGTGGACGGTTGTTAAAGAGGCTTACAGCCACACAAACCTGTTCAGAGGTTTTGAGATCATTCTCAGGGGGAGAGACCCGAGAGACGCGTTTTTCATAACCCAGAGAATATGCGGAGTCTGTCCAGCCCCGCATGGTGAGACGGCGATACAGGCTTTAGACCACGCTTATGGAGTTACACCGCCTCCCGCGGCAATACTCATCAGAAACATCCTGCACGGAGCATACTACGTTTATGACCACATGATTCACACGTACCTGCTCATTGGCCCAGAACTCGGTGTTATATGCAAGTACCCGCCGATGGTTCCGCCGGCACTGGGTAAACCAGGAATTGCCAAACTTGGCCTTGGTTCGAGCTATGTGAAGTGTATAGAAATGCAGAGAAAGGCTAACGAGATTGTAGCGCTGTGGGGCGGTAAGTTCCCCCACCACACGAGTGAGTATCCTGGTGGTGTGACCGTCAAGCCAACTCTCGACAGAATTGCAACCACGCTTACCAACATGACAGAACTCTGGGATTTCGCCGTGAACACAATGGTTCCCGATTTGATGGCTCTTGTTGAGAGAAACGAGCACGTTGGCGAAGCGGTAAGTGCGCTGCTCGACATAGACTTTAGAGGACTGCAGGACTTGGGCCCAACGTATGGAAACTTCCTGAGCTACGGTCTATTCCCGGACGTGAACGACTACGACAAGTGGGTTGAGGCGCAGGATGGAAAGCCGACTTACAGAGACAACGCCCTGATAAAGGCCGGAGCATGGGATGGAGACTTCAAGAAGTTCGATCTCAGTAAGATTGCCGAGTACGTTAAGTATTCACGCTACGACGACAGCATTTCCGGCAGACACCCGAGGGAGGGCGATGTAATAGTAAGGAAGGACAAGCCTGGAGCCTACGCGTGGATGAAGGCTCCCCGCTATGAGGGCAAGGTATACGAAGTTGGACCTCTCGCAAGGATGATCAACACATTTGGCCTCCACTGGAAGATCGACGTTACCAACCCCGTAACTGGAGAGACCTTCACCTTCAAGTGGGACGTGCTGAACCCCAAGGGCTCGGTAATCGACAGGGTGGCTGCAAGAGTAGCCCAGACTGTCTGGTTCGCAACGAAGGTAATGGAGTGGGCAATAGAGCTCAAGCAGTACATGAGCGGCGACATCGTTGACAGAAGAATTCCAGACTATAAGTACGTTCCAGACAACGCAGAGGGCTTTGGTCTCTGGGAAGCTCCCCGTGGAGCACTGCTGCACTACACCAACATAAAGAACAAGAAGATCCACAACTACCAGTGTATCGTACCTTCAACGTGGAATTTAGGGCCGAGAGACGATATGGGTCAGCCCGGGCCAGTCGAAAAGGCGCTTGAAGGCACGTGGCTGCCAAAGAACCTCAGCGTGCCGGAGATATGCAATGTGCTGTACCCCGAAGAGGACATCGACCTCTCACCGCTGGGCATAAACAAGAAGGTAACGTGGGGTGATGCCCTTGCAACAGCCCTAACACCTCTCGGACTTGCAGAACTCAACATGGAGCCAGCAAATGGGGTGACGTACAACACATCTCTCGCAATAACCATCGTCAGGAGCTTCGACCCCTGTATTGCGTGCGGTGTCCACATAATCGAAAAGCGGTGA
- a CDS encoding cytochrome b/b6 domain-containing protein: MAETVEVYRHSLFYRMCHWAIVITGFILAFTGMQMAGLYGVRILGGGQSLAVHITVSFVFGALWFLMLYYIIAEEWKWFGFGRIPYSIKFLIAEAKAWLGIGPHIEDPRGYNPDKNEYVEKIIPTEVMVWWIYFVLAMLMGITGLAMYYREFFQPVIDFAASIAPLFGAYDGYALLRAIHRFGMYLFAMVMFMHVYAVLIFGVLPSMISGRRKEKVVRE, encoded by the coding sequence ATGGCCGAAACGGTGGAAGTCTACCGCCATTCACTTTTTTACAGGATGTGCCACTGGGCCATAGTCATCACCGGCTTCATTCTTGCCTTTACAGGCATGCAGATGGCTGGACTTTACGGAGTAAGGATTCTTGGGGGTGGGCAGAGCCTTGCTGTGCACATAACCGTCAGTTTCGTCTTTGGGGCGCTATGGTTCCTGATGCTCTACTACATAATCGCCGAAGAGTGGAAGTGGTTCGGCTTTGGCAGGATTCCCTACAGCATAAAGTTCCTGATCGCTGAAGCAAAGGCCTGGCTTGGCATCGGGCCACACATCGAAGACCCGAGGGGTTACAATCCCGATAAGAACGAGTACGTGGAGAAGATAATACCCACGGAAGTCATGGTCTGGTGGATATACTTCGTCCTCGCGATGCTCATGGGCATAACGGGACTTGCCATGTACTACAGGGAGTTCTTCCAGCCGGTAATCGACTTTGCAGCTTCAATCGCGCCACTCTTCGGAGCTTACGACGGTTACGCGCTGCTCAGAGCAATTCACAGATTCGGCATGTACCTCTTCGCCATGGTAATGTTCATGCACGTCTACGCAGTGCTGATCTTTGGTGTGCTGCCGTCGATGATATCAGGCAGGAGGAAGGAGAAGGTAGTCAGAGAATGA